The Elgaria multicarinata webbii isolate HBS135686 ecotype San Diego chromosome 1, rElgMul1.1.pri, whole genome shotgun sequence genome has a window encoding:
- the LOC134399042 gene encoding lanosterol 14-alpha demethylase-like isoform X1 yields the protein MALLGLLEVGDSLLKVATGGPLSLLLAASALALGLGYLLQLGSRHGQPSSTGQKYPPYISSNIPLLGHAIAFWKNPIDFLENAYKKYGPVFSFTMVGKTFTYLLGSDAAALLFNSKNEDLNAEDVYSRLTTPVFGKGVAYDIPNPVFLEQKKMLKSGLNISQLKNHVPIIEKETMEYFKTWGDSGERNLFKAFSELFILTASHCLHGKEIRSILNEKVAQLYADLDGGFTHAAWLLPRWLPLPSFRRRDRAHNKVKAIFYEVIQKRRQSLEKEDDMLQTLLDVTYKDGRQLTDDEIAGMLIGLLLAGQHTSSTTCTWLGFFIARDKSLQEKCYAEQKAVRGEDLPPVNYDQLKDMTLLDNCLKETLRLRPPIMTMMRMARTPQTVAGYTIPSGHQVCVSPTVNHRLKDCWIENLSFKPDRYLQNNFAAGKKFAYVPFGAGRHRCIGENFAYVQIKAIWSTLLRLYEFDLVNGYFPTINYTTMVHTPNNPVIRYKRR from the exons ATGGCGTTGCTGGGCTTGTTGGAGGTGGGCGACTCTCTACTGAAGGTCGCCACCGGCGGCCCGTTGTCCCTGCTGCTGGCCGCCTCGGCCTTGGCCCTGGGGCTGGGTTACCTCCTGCAGCTCGGCTCCCGCCACGGGCAGCCCTCCAGCACCGGCCAG AAGTATCCACCATATATTTCATCGAATATCCCCCTTTTAGGGCATGCAATTGCATTTTGGAAAAATCCTATCGATTTTTTGGAAAATGCCTACAAAAAG TATGGACCTGTATTTAGCTTTACTATGGTGGGGAAGACATTTACGTATCTCCTGGGTAGTGATGCTGCTGCTCTTCTGTTcaatagtaaaaatgaagatctgAATGCAGAAGATGTGTATTCACGGCTAACCACACCTGTCTTTGGCAAAGGAGTAGCTTACGATATACCAAACCCA GTATTTTTGGAGCAGAAGAAGATGCTAAAATCTGGGCTGAATATCAGCCAGTTAAAAAACCATGTACCAATAATTGAAAAAGAAACTATGGAATACTTTAAAACTTGGGGAGACAGTGGAGAAAGAA ACTTGTTTAAAGCATTTTCAGAACTATTCATTTTGACAGCAAGTCACTGTTTACATGGGAAGGAGATAAGAAGCATTCTCAATGAGAAGGTAGCACAACTCTATGCTGATCTGGATGGGGGATTTACTCACGCTGCCTGGCTTTTGCCACGTTGGCTGCCTTTGCCCAGCTTCAG GCGCAGAGATAGAGCCCACAATAAAGTGAAGGCTATTTTCTATGAAGTAATTCAGAAACGCCGACAGTCTTTGGAGAAAGAGGATGACATGCTTCAAACGCTACTGGATGTTACCTACAA AGATGGCCGTCAACTTACTGATGATGAAATTGCAGGGATGCTTATAGGGCTGCTGTTAGCAGGTCAGCATACATCTTCAACTACTTGCACTTGGCTTGGCTTCTTCATAGCTAGAGACAAATCACTCCAAGAAAAGTGTTATGCGGAACAAAAAGCAGTGCGTGGAGAAGATTTGCCTCCAGTAAACTATGACCAG CTCAAAGATATGACTTTGCTGGACAATTGCTTGAAAGAGACATTAAGACTTAGACCTCCTATAATGACTATGATGAGGATGGCTAGAACTCCCCAA ACTGTTGCTGGCTATACAATTCCATCTGGCCATCAAGTGTGTGTATCTCCTACTGTCAATCATAGACTTAAGGATTGTTGGATAGAGAACCTAAGCTTCAAACCAGACCGTTACCTCCAAAATAACTTTGCAGCTGGAAAGAAGTTTGCATATGTGCCATTTGGTGCTG GTCGTCATCGTTGCATTGGAGAAAACTTTGCTTATGTTCAAATTAAGGCAATTTGGTCAACTCTTCTGCGTTTGTATGAATTTGATTTGGTGAATGGATATTTTCCTACCATAAATTATACAACGATGGTCCACACCCCTAATAACCCAGTCATTCGATACAAAAGGAGATAA
- the LOC134399042 gene encoding lanosterol 14-alpha demethylase-like isoform X2: MALLGLLEVGDSLLKVATGGPLSLLLAASALALGLGYLLQLGSRHGQPSSTGQKYPPYISSNIPLLGHAIAFWKNPIDFLENAYKKYGPVFSFTMVGKTFTYLLGSDAAALLFNSKNEDLNAEDVYSRLTTPVFGKGVAYDIPNPVFLEQKKMLKSGLNISQLKNHVPIIEKETMEYFKTWGDSGERNLFKAFSELFILTASHCLHGKEIRSILNEKVAQLYADLDGGFTHAAWLLPRWLPLPSFRDGRQLTDDEIAGMLIGLLLAGQHTSSTTCTWLGFFIARDKSLQEKCYAEQKAVRGEDLPPVNYDQLKDMTLLDNCLKETLRLRPPIMTMMRMARTPQTVAGYTIPSGHQVCVSPTVNHRLKDCWIENLSFKPDRYLQNNFAAGKKFAYVPFGAGRHRCIGENFAYVQIKAIWSTLLRLYEFDLVNGYFPTINYTTMVHTPNNPVIRYKRR, translated from the exons ATGGCGTTGCTGGGCTTGTTGGAGGTGGGCGACTCTCTACTGAAGGTCGCCACCGGCGGCCCGTTGTCCCTGCTGCTGGCCGCCTCGGCCTTGGCCCTGGGGCTGGGTTACCTCCTGCAGCTCGGCTCCCGCCACGGGCAGCCCTCCAGCACCGGCCAG AAGTATCCACCATATATTTCATCGAATATCCCCCTTTTAGGGCATGCAATTGCATTTTGGAAAAATCCTATCGATTTTTTGGAAAATGCCTACAAAAAG TATGGACCTGTATTTAGCTTTACTATGGTGGGGAAGACATTTACGTATCTCCTGGGTAGTGATGCTGCTGCTCTTCTGTTcaatagtaaaaatgaagatctgAATGCAGAAGATGTGTATTCACGGCTAACCACACCTGTCTTTGGCAAAGGAGTAGCTTACGATATACCAAACCCA GTATTTTTGGAGCAGAAGAAGATGCTAAAATCTGGGCTGAATATCAGCCAGTTAAAAAACCATGTACCAATAATTGAAAAAGAAACTATGGAATACTTTAAAACTTGGGGAGACAGTGGAGAAAGAA ACTTGTTTAAAGCATTTTCAGAACTATTCATTTTGACAGCAAGTCACTGTTTACATGGGAAGGAGATAAGAAGCATTCTCAATGAGAAGGTAGCACAACTCTATGCTGATCTGGATGGGGGATTTACTCACGCTGCCTGGCTTTTGCCACGTTGGCTGCCTTTGCCCAGCTTCAG AGATGGCCGTCAACTTACTGATGATGAAATTGCAGGGATGCTTATAGGGCTGCTGTTAGCAGGTCAGCATACATCTTCAACTACTTGCACTTGGCTTGGCTTCTTCATAGCTAGAGACAAATCACTCCAAGAAAAGTGTTATGCGGAACAAAAAGCAGTGCGTGGAGAAGATTTGCCTCCAGTAAACTATGACCAG CTCAAAGATATGACTTTGCTGGACAATTGCTTGAAAGAGACATTAAGACTTAGACCTCCTATAATGACTATGATGAGGATGGCTAGAACTCCCCAA ACTGTTGCTGGCTATACAATTCCATCTGGCCATCAAGTGTGTGTATCTCCTACTGTCAATCATAGACTTAAGGATTGTTGGATAGAGAACCTAAGCTTCAAACCAGACCGTTACCTCCAAAATAACTTTGCAGCTGGAAAGAAGTTTGCATATGTGCCATTTGGTGCTG GTCGTCATCGTTGCATTGGAGAAAACTTTGCTTATGTTCAAATTAAGGCAATTTGGTCAACTCTTCTGCGTTTGTATGAATTTGATTTGGTGAATGGATATTTTCCTACCATAAATTATACAACGATGGTCCACACCCCTAATAACCCAGTCATTCGATACAAAAGGAGATAA